A stretch of DNA from Desulfosarcina ovata subsp. ovata:
TTCATCCTGAAACGGGCCCGCTGAACGCTGGCCCATCGGAAAGGGCAATTGCATGTATATTTCCGGGTTGCTTTTCTTTCCAAAATTAGAGCGTCCATGAATGTCAAAGACCAAATGAAAAATGCCAAATGGTGGTATTCTATCTATTTCAAAATCGATTTCATCCTTCATTTGACATTTGGGCTTTGGCATTTGGCATTTTCCCACTTTCGGAAATGGTGCGTGTTCAGGAACGGCCGGTTTTTAATTTTACTTGCGATTGCCCTGGCCCATCGCAAAGTCCATATTGACAAGGAAAAAGCATTTGCCTTATTGTGCTAACCGTTGCTGCCGGTTTTTCCAAGTGAACCACAACGATTTCGGGCCTGATGCGCCGAAGGCCACCCCTTTCCGACTGAATTCACCATTGATCCCGTTGGCGGCTGAACCGTGACCATCCGGATTGCCGCTGCCGACCTGTTTCCGGGTCGCCAATCAGCCGGTCGCAACCCATCCGGTATGGGGGCCTCCCTCACGGGTCGACGACAACGCTTGAAAACAACAAGAGCCAATCAAGAGTTATCAATTATGGTCCAATCCGATGCGATCCAACAGCAGCCCGCCCCGGGCAGTCGTCAGCTACATTTTGCCGGTGACACCCTCACGTTTCATCTGAGGGTGCCCGAATCATGGCAGGGCCAGGCCTGGCTGCGGACCAGCCTGGGCCATGCCCGCTCCGTCCGCCGCGAGATCGTTCGCCAGGTGGACCGCCGGGAAAATCCACTGGGCCGCAGCTGGTACGACCTCCCCATGACACCGCTGGGCGGGGGGCAGTATACGATTACCGTGGTTCTCACCGAAGTGGGCCATTTCGAGGCCAAGGGCTATTTCCTGAGCGACGACCGCGTCGATCCCCTGTGGCCGCCGGGAACCAATACCGCCATCAACGTGGCCCCGGCGGATACCTGCTGCGCCAACATTATCTATAACGCCTTTGTCCGCCAGTTCGGACCCAACAAGAACGGCGGCATGGCCGACATGGACACGCTTGCCCGGCCGCTGGACAAGGCCGGTTACACAGTTATCCCGCCATCCGGGACCTTCCGGGACCTGATCCGGGAGCTGGATTTCATCGTCGGCCAACTGGGCTGCCGCATCATCCAGCTGTTGCCCATTCACCCCACGCCCACCACCTATGCCCGCATGGGGCGTTTTGGCAGCCCTTACGCGGCCCTGAGCTTTACCGCGGTCGACCCGGCCCTGGCCGAGTTCGACCCCAAGGCCACCCCGCTGGAGCAGTTCATCGAACTGGTGGATGCCGTTCACGCCCGCGGGGCACGGATCTTTATCGATATCGCCATCAATCACACCGGCTGGGCCGCCAGCCTTCACGAGAGCCACCCCGAGTGGCTTTCGCGCGAGCCCGACGGCCAGATCGAAACCCCCGGCGCCTGGGGGGTGGTCTGGGCCGACCTCACCCGGCTGGATTACACCCACGAGGACCTGTGGCAGCACATGGCCGATGTTTTTCTCACCTGGTGCCGCCGGGGCGTGGACGGTTTCCGCTGCGATGCCGGTTACATGATCCCCACGCCGGCCTGGCGTTACATCATCGGCAAGGTCCGCGACCAGTTTCCCGGAGTGATTTTTTTGCTGGAGGGGCTGGGCGGCAAGGTCTCGGTGACTCGCGACCTGCTCAACTGGGCCGATTTCAACTGGGCCTACAGCGAACTGTTTCAGAACTACGACCGGGGCCAGATTGAGCACTACCTGCCCGACGCCCTGGAGATCGCCCGGGCCGACGGGGCCACGATCCATTTTGCCGAGACGCACGACAACCTGCGCCTGGCCGCCACCTCGGCGGAATATGCGCGCATGCGCACTGCCTTGTGTGCGCTGCTCTCCAGCCAGGGCGGCTTCGGGTTCGCCAACGGGGTGGAGTGGCTGGCCACCGAAAAAATCGATGTGCACGGATCGCCGTCCCTGAATTGGGGGGCGCCGAAGAATCTGGTGGGGCCCATCCGCCGGCTCAACGCCATCCTGGGCACCCATCCGGCTTTTGCCCATCCGGTGCAGGTGGAGATGATTCAAACCGGTGAGGGCAATTGTATCGTTGCCAGCCGCCGTCATGGGCCATCGGGCCGGGGGCTGCTGATCTTGGTCAATCTGGACGCGGAGACGGGCACCATGGCCAGCTGGCCCCGTGACCGCACCCCGCTGAAGGCGGTTCAATGGATCGATCTGATCGATGGGGATCCGGTGACGGTTGATGCTGCCGGGGAAACCCTGGGCCTGTCCCTGGCACCGGGCCAGGTGCGCTGCCTGTCCGACGATCCCGGCGATCTGGCAGCCCTGATGGCCAGCGAAACCCGTTTTCCACGCACGCCGGCACATGTCCTGGAACAACGCCAGCGCGCCAAGGTGCTGCAGGTGTGGCGCTATTACCGGGGGGTGGGGGATCTGGCGGACTGGGATGTGGATGCGGCCGTGCGGGCGCTTGGCGCTGATCCGCTGGGTTTCTGTCGTTCCATGAATCCGGAGAGCAGGGCGCCGCGAACCGTGGTCTGGAACTATCCCGAAGATCTCAGGCGGGAGGTGATGGTCCCGCCGGGCCACTTCGTGCTGGTCCGGGCCGCCGACCCTTTTCGGGCGTCGATTTTCGAAAACCAGACCGCCATGGCGGTGGAAGAGAGTTTGGACGACGATACCGGCAATGCCTTTGCCCTTTTCATGCCCCTGCCGGTGGCCGGCCGGCACAGACCCCGCAGCCTTAAAGTTTCCTGCTACCATACGGAGGCGTGCAGCCACCATACCGCACCCCTGCTGTACCTGACGGACGCCGCTAATGTGCGTGTCCGGCAAATCTTTGCCCGGCCGCGCCGGCATCTGGCCACGATTCATATGCTCGGCACCAACGGCCGGGGGGGCATGGCCCGGGCCCATGCCCACTGGACCCGCTTGCCCAGCCGCTACGATGCCCTGCTGGCGGCCAACCTGAGCCCCGTTGTCCCCGAAGATCGCCGCATTCTGCTCACCCGCATGCGCGGGTGGGTGGTTTTTCAGGGGTTTTCCCAGGAGATCGGGCCGGATTGCCTGGACCGCTTCGGTGTCGATTTTGACGGCACGGGATGTTGGGAGTACCATATCCCCTCCGGCCAGGGGCAGCACGTGGTGCTACGGGTGGCCATGCGTATGCCGGCGGGGCAGAACGCCATCGAAATGGCTTTCCACCGGCTGCCCGCTGCCGGGATCAAGGACCGGCTGGCCGATGACCGGCCGGTGACCCTGATCCTCCGGCCGGACGTCGAAGACCGCGATTTCCATGAGGCCACCAAGGCCTATGCCGGTGCGGAGACGCTTTTCCCCGCGGCGGTGACCAGCCGGGAGAAGGGTTTTGTTTTCGCCCCCCATGACGGATATGCCCTCGAGGTGGCGGCCGGGCGGATCGATTTTTTCTACGAACCCGAATGGCAGTATATGGTGTACCGGCCCCAGGAGGCCCAGCGGGGCCAGGACCCGGATTCCGATCTGTTCAGTCCCGGCTATTTTTCCGGGCCCCTGGCCGGCGGTGCCTGCGAACGGCTCCGGGCCCGTGTTCCGGAAAACGTTTCCTCCCGGGAAGAGACGGGTGACCTTAGCGAGCGGACGACCCGCTTTTTCGAAACCACGCCCCCTTCGGCCACACCGGTAGAGGCCCTGAAAAATGCTTTGGACCTGTACATCGTCAAGCGTGACCAGTACGCCACGGTGGTCGCCGGTTATCCCTGGTTTCTCGACTGGGGCCGCGATACCCTGATCGTGGTGCGGGGGATCATCGCCGCCGGTCGGCATGCCGATGCCCTGGCCATCATTCAACAGTTCGCCGCCTTTGAGCGGGGGGGGACCATCCCCAACATGATCCGTGGCACGGATACGGGCAACCGGGATACCTCCGATGCCCCCTTGTGGCTTTTCCGGGTCTGCGATGAACTGGGGGCGGTGATGGGCCAGAAAACGGTGCTGGCCACCGACTGCGGGGGGCGGCCGTTGAAACAGGTGCTGCTGGCGATTGCCCGGGCGATCATGGCCGGTACCGCCAACGGGATCGTTATGGACGGCGACAGCGGGCTGATTTTCAGCCCGGCACATTTTACCTGGATGGACACCAACTACCCGGCCGGCACCCCACGCCAGGGATATCCCATCGAAATCCAGGCCTTGTGGCATGCCGCCCTGGACTATCTGGGTCGGGTGGATGCTACCAAGGACCGCCAGGGATGGCATCAGCTGGCCCGGCAGGTACGCCGGTCCATCCGACAGCTGTTCTTTCATGAAGACCTGGGCTACCTGGCCGACTGCCTGCACGCCAGCCCGGGTACCCCGGCCCGCTCAGCCACGGCTGACGACGCGCTGCGGCCCAACCAGCTGTTTGCCCTGACCCTGGGCGCGGTAACGGAGAAGCCGGTGGTCGAAGCGGTGCTCGCCGCCTGTCAGGCGCTGCTCGTTCCCGGTGCCATTCGCAGCCTGGCCGACCGTCCCGTCCATCCACCGCTGCCGATCTATCACAACGGCGAGCTGGTCAACGATCCCAAGGCCCCGTATGTGGGCATCTATGGCGGCGATGAGGATACCCTCCGCAAACCCGCCTACCACAACGGTACGGCCTGGACCTGGGTGTTTCCCAGTTTCTGCGAAGCCTGGGCCGACGGCTACGGCCTGGCCGAACGGCCGACCGCCATGGCCTGGCTGGCCAGCAGCAGCCGTCTGATCAATGACGGCTGCGTGGGCCATGTGCCCGAGATCGTGGACGGGGATGCCCCGCATTGTCAACGGGGGTGCGATGCCCAGGCGTGGGGCGTCAGCGAACTGTTGCGCGTGTGGATCAAAATCGGTGCAATGGAAAAAAGTGAACCAACGGGTTGAGGCCCCGTGCGTTTCCAAATGAAGCGCAAACATTGGCCCATTACCCTGATGATGACGGACCCCTTTTTCGGAATTTTACCAGGAGGCATGACGTGAGTTTGAAAAAACAATACCTAAAAAAGAGCGTACGGTGTAAAGTGACCTTCCGGCTTCCCAAGGCGGCGGCGGCAACGGCAAAAACGGTTCACATCGTCGGCGAATTCAATGATTGGAGCACGGTCAGAACCCCCATGAAACGGCTGAAAAACGGTGAATTCAAAGTCGTTGTGGATTTGGTGCCGGGGCGGGAATACCAGTTTCGCTATTTGATCGATCAGACGGTATGGGAAAACGACTGGGAGGCCGATCGTTATGTGAAAAGTGATTTCGGCGATTGTGAAAATTCCGTCGTGGCGGTGTAATTTCGCCCATTGGGTGCCGATGATCAGCTGAACCGATAACATTCCAGGCCGGTTCCCCCTGAAGCGCTTCTCGATCGGGTGGCCGGCGGCGGGCGAACGGCCATTTGTGCCAATTCGTCCGCAAGGAGTTCCCATGAAGTCAATTCAAACATTCCAGGTGTTTCCCGATATTCCCGAACCGTTGTCGTTCATAGAGACCTTGTCGCGCAATTTGTGGTGGAGCTGGAACCAGAATGCCATTGAGCTGTTCCGCCGCATCAATCCACGGGTATGGGAGATCTCGGGCAGGAACCCCATCGTTTTTGCCACCCTGATTCCCCAGGAACGGTTTGAGGAACTGGCCCACGATGACAGCTACCTGGCCCATCTCAACCATGTTCGTCGACGTTTTGAAAACCGGGTCCTCAACCAGGTCGACAGCGAAAGTCCGTGGGATCAGCAGGAACTGATCGCCTATTTCTCCATGGAATTCGGCATCCACGAAACCCTGCCGCTGTTTGCCGGTGGCCTGGGCATTCTGGCCGGTGACCATCTCAAAGCCGCTTCGGGGATGAAAATTCCCCTGGTGGGGGTCGGGCTGCTCTACCGCGAGGGGTACTTCCGCCAGTATCTGGACAAGGACGGCTGGCAGCAGGAGTCCTATCCGGAAACCGATCTGTTCCACCTGCCCCTGTCCAAGCAGAAGGACCGCAAGGGAAACGATCTGGTGATCCATCTGACCGGAATCGGCCGCGACATTCATGCCCAGGTATGGAAAATCCGTATCGGCCGGATTCCCCTGATTCTGCTGGATACCAACCTGCCCGACAATCCGCCGGAAATCCGGGATATCACCGCCCGGTTATATTCCGGCGAGCAGCATATCCGCCTGGCCCAGGAGGTACTGCTGGGCATCGGCGGCCTGCGTGCCCTGGAGGCGCTGGACATGCACCCCACGGTGTGCCATCTCAACGAGGGCCATTGCGCCTTTGTGGGCATCGAGCGGCTGCGTCAGGTCATGGAACAGCATCAGATCAGCCTGGACATGGCCCGCGAAGTGGTGCCGCGGACCACCGTTTTCACCACCCACACCCCGGTGGCCGCCGGTCACGACGAATTCCCGCCGTCCATGGTCAAACCTTACCTGGAACCATTTGTGGAACCCTTCAAGATGACCGCCGACCAGCTGGTGGCCATGGGCCAGGCGGACGGTGCCGCACCGGAGTCTCCCTTTTCCATGTTTATCCTCGGTCTGCGCACCGCCCAGTACATCAACGGCGTGAGCAAGCTCCACGGCCAGGTGGCCCGCCACATGTGGTCCCACATCTGGCCCACGCGATCTGATGACGAAACGCCCATCACCCACGTCACCAACGGTGTGCATATCCCCAGCGTGCTGGCGCCGGAAATCAAGCTGCTTTTTGAACGTCATCTGGGACCGCAGTGGAATATGGGCTCCACCATCCCGGAAAATGCCGATCGCATTGACGATGTTTTCGATGAGGAGTTGTGGCAGGCCCATGAAATGTGCCGCTCGCGTCTGATCCGGACCGTTCGCGAACTGATGTACCGCCAGTATTCGCGCCGCAACGCTCCGCTGAATATTATGAGGGCCGTTGAATCGGTAATGGATCAGGACACCCTGACCATCGCCTTTGCCCGGCGATTCGCCACTTACAAGCGCGCCCACCTGCTTTTCCAGGATCCCGATCGGCTGGAGGCGATCATCAACTCCAAGGATCGGCCGGTCCAATTCGTTTTTGCCGGCAAGGCCCACCCCAAGGACAACGAAGGCAAGGGGATTATCCGCAGCCTGGTGGATTTCGGCCGGCGAACCAACCTCCGTCACCGGTTCATCTTTCTGGAAGACTACGACATGCACATTGCCCGCTTTCTCGTCCAGGGGGCCGATGTGTGGCTCAATACCCCCCGGCGGCCCATGGAGGCGTGCGGCACTTCGGGCATGAAGGCGGCGCTCAACGGCGTGCTCAATATGAGTATCCTGGATGGCTGGTGGTGTGAGGGCTACAGCCCGGAGCGGGGCTGGCGGATCGGCAACGGAGAAGAGTACAACGATCACAACTACCAGGATACCGTCGAAAGCCAGGCTCTGTACAATATTATCGAAAATGAAGTCGCGCCGCTTTACTATGACCGGCCCCACGGTGGAACCCCCACCGAGTGGCTCAAGATGATGAAGGCGTCCATGAAGATGGCCATGGCCCATTTCTGCAGCCTGCGCATGATATCCGAATACGAAGAGCGGTTTTACCTGCCTGCCAGCCGCCGTTTCGAGGAACTGGTGGCCAAGGGCGGAGCGGAAGCCCAGGAACTCAGTGCACAGCACCACCGCTATCTGGAGAAGTGGCATAAAATACAGCTTTCGGCTCCCCAGCGCAGCCACAAGGGGCCCTTTCGGGTCAATCAGGCCTTCGAGGTTACCACGGTGGTTCAAACCGGTGACCTCAAGCCGGAAGAGTTGAACGTGGAGCTATACTATGGCAAAATGAGACATCTGGACCGAATCGACGATCCCCGCGTAAAAATGATGCATGTCAAGGAGATTCGTTCGCCCGGCGTTTATCTTTACGGGTGTGAGCTGCCCTGCAGCGATTCGGGACGTTACGGCTTTACCGTGCGGGTGACCCCCAATGCCGATGCCTGGATTCGGTTCCGGCCGGAGTTGCTGACCTGGGCCTGATGATTGGATTATCCTGAGCCCGCCACTTGTGAAAGGAGATGTCGATGCCCAAGGCCAAACGGAACCCACGGGTGCTCATCGTCACCCCCGAAGTGACCTACCTGCCCGACCGCATGGGAAATTTCTCCCGCTACCTGACCGCCAAGGCCGGTGGCTTGGCCGACGTATCGGCCGCCCTGGTCAGTGCCCTGTTCAACGAGGGTGCCGATGTCTACGTGGCGCTTCCGGATTACCGCTCGATCTTCCATGATCGCCTGGCACCCTTTCTCGAGCGCGAGCAGTGGGCCATTCGCAACGTCATGCCCGACGACCGGGTGCATCTGGCCGAGGACCGGGCCTTTTTCTACCTGAACCGGGTCTACTCGGCCTATGGCGGTGAGAACACCAAGCTGTCCCTGGCCTTCCAGCGCGAGGTCATCAACAACATCGTGCCCCGGGTGCGGCCGGACCTGATTCACTGCAACGACTGGATGACCGGCCTGATTCCGGCCATGTCCCGGCAGATGGGGGTTCCCTGTCTTTTCACGATTCACAACATCCATACGGTCAAGGCCACCCTGGCGCACATCGAGGATCGCGGGATCGACGCCGCCTATTTCTGGCAGCATCTTTTCTACGAGAAGTTTTCGGCCAGCTACGAGGAGGCCTGGGAATCCAACCCCGTCGACTTCCTGGCCAGCGGCGTGTTTGCCGCCCACTTCGTCAACACGGTCAGCCCCCGCTTTCTCGAAGAGATTGTCGAGGGCCGTCACGGTTTTGTGGAGGGGCCGATCCGCCAGGAGCTGACCAACAAGTTTTACGCCGGTTGCGGTACCGGCATCCTCAATGCGCCGGACCCCTCCTTCAATCCGGCCAAGGATCCGGAGATCCATCGCAATTACACGGCCCAGGACCATTCGGCCGGCAAACGGGAGAACAAGCGCCATCTGCAGGAGGTTCTCGGACTGATACCGGACGAGCAGGCGCCGCTTTTCTTCTGGCCGTCACGTCTGGATCCGATCCAGAAGGGCTGCCAGCTGCTGGCCGAGGCATTTTACGGCATTATTTCCGATCACTGGGACATGAATCTGCAGGTGGTCTTCGTGGCCAATGGTGATTATCAGCAGATCTTCCGGGATATCGTCAACCACCACGGATTTCAACAGCGCGTGGCCGTTTGCGATTTCAGCGAGAAAATGGAGCATCTGGCCTACGCGGCGGCGGATTTTATTCTCATGCCATCCCTGTTCGAACCCTGCGGCCTGCCCCAGATGATCGCGCCCATCTACGGGGCGCTACCGGTGGCCCACGATACCGGCGGGATTCACGACACCATCGTCCATCTGGATGCCGGCCGGGACACCGGAAACGGCTTTCTGTTCAACACTTACGATTCCGCCGGACTTTACTGGGCGATTACTCAGGCGGTAGCGTTTTTCAAGTTGCCCGAAGCGGAGAAGACGCGCCAGATCACGCGCATTATGCAGCAGAGCGCGGCCACCTTCAACCATGCCAACACCGCCCGCCGGTACATTGACCTGTATGAGAAGATGCTGGAACGGCCGTTGATCAATTAGGCCTTTCGGCTGAAGGGTGAAGGGGCGGGAAGAACGAATGCCGTGGTGCGAACCATGCCAGCGAGCCTGATTCTGTGGATAATTGCGAAAGAGGAAAGGAACGCATGATATATTTTACGGAAAGCGAGATCGACCAGCTGATCGAGGATGATGTCCCCTTGGGTGACATGACCACCGGAATGATGAATCTGTCCGGCAAGAAGGCAAAGATCACCCTTTTGGCCCGTAACCCCATGGTGGCCTGCTGTACGGAAGAGGCGGTACGGTTATACCGTAAAGTCGATCTGAAGGTGCATCATGCGGTGGCCTCGGGAACCGAACTGAACCCGGGTGACCCGCTGATTTCCGCCGAAGGCGATGCCGCCGCCGTTCACCTGGTCTGGCGAACCGGCAGCGCGCTTGTCGAATTTGCCTCCGGGGTCGCCGGTCGGACCCGGCAACTGGTCCAGAACGCCCGGGCGGAAAATGCCGCCACCACGGTGGCCGGCACGCGCAAACACCCGCCTTACATGAAAAAGGTGGCCCTCAAGGCCCTCATGGCCGGCGGTGGCGTACCCCACCGTACCGGTTTGTCCGACACCATTCTGATCTTCAAGGAACATCTGCTGTTTACCGGCGGTTACGACAACCTTGCCGAAACGGTCATGAAAATGAAAGCGATCCAAAAGGAGCGCAAGATCGTCGTCGAAGGCCATACCGAGGCGCAGGCCATGGCCATCGTTCGCTCGGGTGCCGATGCCGTTCAGGTGGACAAGATGACGCCGGAAGAATTTTCCGCCTGTGCGAGCGTCTGCAGGCAGGCCAATCCCGGCATTTGCATGATCGCTGCCGGCGGCATCAACGGGACCAATGCCGCTGCTTACGCAAAGGCGGGGGCCGATGTGCTGGTCTCCTCGTGGATCTATTTTGCACCGCCGGCGGACGTCAAGGCGCAGATCGCCCCATGATCACTGATTCGGTTGATCGATGAACCAAAAGAACGATATCTCCGCCCTGGTGGATTGCCTGATTGCCGCCGATTCCTATCTGGGGGACCATCGCGACGCCCTGACTCGGCGGATTGCGCACATTCAGGCCATGCGCAAAAGAATCACCGAGGGCCGCGTGGATCTGTTGGACCTGGCGTCAGGTCATGAGCACTTCGGTCTGCACCGTACGGCCAACGGCTGGAGCTTCCGGGAATGGGCGCCCCATGCCACGGCCGTCTACCTGGTAGGCGATTTCAGCGAATGGCGAGAGGATCCGGCCTATGCCCTGACCCGCCTGGAAACCGGCGGCGGCCAGTGGGAGATCCGCCTGCCGCCGGAGCGGCTGCACCATGGGGACCTGTTTCGCCTGCGCATCCACTGGCCGGGAGGGGTTGGGGACCGCATCCCGGCCTATGCCCGCCGGGTGGTCCAGGATCCGCAGACCCTGATTTTCAACGCCCAGGTGTGGGCGCCGTCCTCGCCCTACCGCTGGCGGCATGCCGAATTTACCAGGCCGGATCGGCCGCCGCTGATTTACGAGGTGCATGTGGGCATGGCCCAGGAGGCGGAGACGATCGGCACCTGGGGAGAGTTTACCGAACGCGTCCTGCCGCGCATTGTTCTCGCCGGGTACACCACCATTCAGCTCATGGCCGTTCAGGAACATCCCTACTACGGCTCTTTCGGCTACCATGTGTCCAGTTTTTTTGCCGCCTCGTCCCGCTTCGGCACGCCCGAGGACCTCATGGCCCTGATCGACGTGGCCCATGGCCAGGGCATTGCCGTGATCATGGACCTGGTGCACTCCCACTCGGTTTCCAACACCGTGGAAGGCCTGGGGCAATTTGACGGCACGGAGTACCAGTATTTCCACGAGGGGTCCCGCGGCCATCACCACGCCTGGGACAGCCGTTGTTTCGACTACGGCAAGCCGGAGGTGGTGCACTTCCTGCTATCCAACTGCCGCTACTGGCTGGATGCCTTCCATGTGGATGGATTCCGGTTCGACGGCATCACCAGCATGCTCTATACCCACCACGGCCTGGAGCGCGCCTTTACCGGGTACGGCGATTATTTCAACGATGCTGTGGACGAGGACGCCCTGGCCTACCTGGCCCTGGCCAACGAGGTGATTCATCGCCTCAGGCCCGACGCCATCACCGTGGCCGAGGACATCAGCGGTATGCCGGGGCTGGCCCTGCCCGTGGCGGCGGGCGGAGTGGGCTTTGATTACCGCTTTGCCATGGGGGTTCCCGATTACTGGATCCGGCTGACCAAGGATATTCCCGACGAGCACTGGCCCATGGGCCATCTGTGGCACGAGCTGACCAACCGAAGGCAGGAAGAGAAAACCATCAGCTATACCGAATCCCATGACCAGGCTCTGGTGGGGGACAAGACCCTGATTTTCCGCATGGCCGATGCGGCCTTGTACGGGCACATGTCCAGGGATGACCCGGATCTGGGGGTGGACCGGGCCATGGCCCTGCACAAGATGATCCGCCTGATCACTCTGGCCACGGCGGGCAACGGCTACCTCAATTTCATGGGCAACGAATTCGGCCATCCCGAGTGGATCGATTTCCCCAGGGAAGGCAACCAGTGGAGCTGCCGCTACGCCCGGCGCCAGTGGTCCCTGGTGGATGATCCGGGGCTCAAGTACCATCTGCTGGCCCGCTTCGACCAGCGGATGATCGCCCTGTGCCGACAAGCCGACCTGCTGTCGGCACCTGACCTTTCTCTCCTGTGGGACCACGACGGGGACAAGGTGCTGGCCTTCCTGCGCGGCGGATGGATTTTCGTTTTCAACTTTCACCC
This window harbors:
- a CDS encoding amylo-alpha-1,6-glucosidase, which translates into the protein MTIRIAAADLFPGRQSAGRNPSGMGASLTGRRQRLKTTRANQELSIMVQSDAIQQQPAPGSRQLHFAGDTLTFHLRVPESWQGQAWLRTSLGHARSVRREIVRQVDRRENPLGRSWYDLPMTPLGGGQYTITVVLTEVGHFEAKGYFLSDDRVDPLWPPGTNTAINVAPADTCCANIIYNAFVRQFGPNKNGGMADMDTLARPLDKAGYTVIPPSGTFRDLIRELDFIVGQLGCRIIQLLPIHPTPTTYARMGRFGSPYAALSFTAVDPALAEFDPKATPLEQFIELVDAVHARGARIFIDIAINHTGWAASLHESHPEWLSREPDGQIETPGAWGVVWADLTRLDYTHEDLWQHMADVFLTWCRRGVDGFRCDAGYMIPTPAWRYIIGKVRDQFPGVIFLLEGLGGKVSVTRDLLNWADFNWAYSELFQNYDRGQIEHYLPDALEIARADGATIHFAETHDNLRLAATSAEYARMRTALCALLSSQGGFGFANGVEWLATEKIDVHGSPSLNWGAPKNLVGPIRRLNAILGTHPAFAHPVQVEMIQTGEGNCIVASRRHGPSGRGLLILVNLDAETGTMASWPRDRTPLKAVQWIDLIDGDPVTVDAAGETLGLSLAPGQVRCLSDDPGDLAALMASETRFPRTPAHVLEQRQRAKVLQVWRYYRGVGDLADWDVDAAVRALGADPLGFCRSMNPESRAPRTVVWNYPEDLRREVMVPPGHFVLVRAADPFRASIFENQTAMAVEESLDDDTGNAFALFMPLPVAGRHRPRSLKVSCYHTEACSHHTAPLLYLTDAANVRVRQIFARPRRHLATIHMLGTNGRGGMARAHAHWTRLPSRYDALLAANLSPVVPEDRRILLTRMRGWVVFQGFSQEIGPDCLDRFGVDFDGTGCWEYHIPSGQGQHVVLRVAMRMPAGQNAIEMAFHRLPAAGIKDRLADDRPVTLILRPDVEDRDFHEATKAYAGAETLFPAAVTSREKGFVFAPHDGYALEVAAGRIDFFYEPEWQYMVYRPQEAQRGQDPDSDLFSPGYFSGPLAGGACERLRARVPENVSSREETGDLSERTTRFFETTPPSATPVEALKNALDLYIVKRDQYATVVAGYPWFLDWGRDTLIVVRGIIAAGRHADALAIIQQFAAFERGGTIPNMIRGTDTGNRDTSDAPLWLFRVCDELGAVMGQKTVLATDCGGRPLKQVLLAIARAIMAGTANGIVMDGDSGLIFSPAHFTWMDTNYPAGTPRQGYPIEIQALWHAALDYLGRVDATKDRQGWHQLARQVRRSIRQLFFHEDLGYLADCLHASPGTPARSATADDALRPNQLFALTLGAVTEKPVVEAVLAACQALLVPGAIRSLADRPVHPPLPIYHNGELVNDPKAPYVGIYGGDEDTLRKPAYHNGTAWTWVFPSFCEAWADGYGLAERPTAMAWLASSSRLINDGCVGHVPEIVDGDAPHCQRGCDAQAWGVSELLRVWIKIGAMEKSEPTG
- a CDS encoding isoamylase early set domain-containing protein; this encodes MSLKKQYLKKSVRCKVTFRLPKAAAATAKTVHIVGEFNDWSTVRTPMKRLKNGEFKVVVDLVPGREYQFRYLIDQTVWENDWEADRYVKSDFGDCENSVVAV
- the glgP gene encoding alpha-glucan family phosphorylase — its product is MKSIQTFQVFPDIPEPLSFIETLSRNLWWSWNQNAIELFRRINPRVWEISGRNPIVFATLIPQERFEELAHDDSYLAHLNHVRRRFENRVLNQVDSESPWDQQELIAYFSMEFGIHETLPLFAGGLGILAGDHLKAASGMKIPLVGVGLLYREGYFRQYLDKDGWQQESYPETDLFHLPLSKQKDRKGNDLVIHLTGIGRDIHAQVWKIRIGRIPLILLDTNLPDNPPEIRDITARLYSGEQHIRLAQEVLLGIGGLRALEALDMHPTVCHLNEGHCAFVGIERLRQVMEQHQISLDMAREVVPRTTVFTTHTPVAAGHDEFPPSMVKPYLEPFVEPFKMTADQLVAMGQADGAAPESPFSMFILGLRTAQYINGVSKLHGQVARHMWSHIWPTRSDDETPITHVTNGVHIPSVLAPEIKLLFERHLGPQWNMGSTIPENADRIDDVFDEELWQAHEMCRSRLIRTVRELMYRQYSRRNAPLNIMRAVESVMDQDTLTIAFARRFATYKRAHLLFQDPDRLEAIINSKDRPVQFVFAGKAHPKDNEGKGIIRSLVDFGRRTNLRHRFIFLEDYDMHIARFLVQGADVWLNTPRRPMEACGTSGMKAALNGVLNMSILDGWWCEGYSPERGWRIGNGEEYNDHNYQDTVESQALYNIIENEVAPLYYDRPHGGTPTEWLKMMKASMKMAMAHFCSLRMISEYEERFYLPASRRFEELVAKGGAEAQELSAQHHRYLEKWHKIQLSAPQRSHKGPFRVNQAFEVTTVVQTGDLKPEELNVELYYGKMRHLDRIDDPRVKMMHVKEIRSPGVYLYGCELPCSDSGRYGFTVRVTPNADAWIRFRPELLTWA
- a CDS encoding glycogen synthase, which codes for MPKAKRNPRVLIVTPEVTYLPDRMGNFSRYLTAKAGGLADVSAALVSALFNEGADVYVALPDYRSIFHDRLAPFLEREQWAIRNVMPDDRVHLAEDRAFFYLNRVYSAYGGENTKLSLAFQREVINNIVPRVRPDLIHCNDWMTGLIPAMSRQMGVPCLFTIHNIHTVKATLAHIEDRGIDAAYFWQHLFYEKFSASYEEAWESNPVDFLASGVFAAHFVNTVSPRFLEEIVEGRHGFVEGPIRQELTNKFYAGCGTGILNAPDPSFNPAKDPEIHRNYTAQDHSAGKRENKRHLQEVLGLIPDEQAPLFFWPSRLDPIQKGCQLLAEAFYGIISDHWDMNLQVVFVANGDYQQIFRDIVNHHGFQQRVAVCDFSEKMEHLAYAAADFILMPSLFEPCGLPQMIAPIYGALPVAHDTGGIHDTIVHLDAGRDTGNGFLFNTYDSAGLYWAITQAVAFFKLPEAEKTRQITRIMQQSAATFNHANTARRYIDLYEKMLERPLIN
- the modD gene encoding ModD protein, with the translated sequence MIYFTESEIDQLIEDDVPLGDMTTGMMNLSGKKAKITLLARNPMVACCTEEAVRLYRKVDLKVHHAVASGTELNPGDPLISAEGDAAAVHLVWRTGSALVEFASGVAGRTRQLVQNARAENAATTVAGTRKHPPYMKKVALKALMAGGGVPHRTGLSDTILIFKEHLLFTGGYDNLAETVMKMKAIQKERKIVVEGHTEAQAMAIVRSGADAVQVDKMTPEEFSACASVCRQANPGICMIAAGGINGTNAAAYAKAGADVLVSSWIYFAPPADVKAQIAP